A section of the Chryseobacterium scophthalmum genome encodes:
- a CDS encoding efflux RND transporter periplasmic adaptor subunit — MDTKIVKKKSKLKLILIIIVSALAVLIFGWYFLNQKKTFNVKLEDIQTDVVTKGKFEDMLMVTAQTQSLNSSLVNVLEGGAVKEIFAEDGQMLTKGQPIARVYNPNTEFNYLNQETGIMQQISQMRSSLLELKNQEFNQDKELLQSQNDYNTALQAYNLQKRLYDAEIGKKTDYDMASQNLNYQKQRKQIVEKGSTNEKTSRNSQFAAINNSINQMEKSLDILRSNKNNFLIMAPVSGRLSSFNISLGQNLTTGESIGKIDLMGGYKLIAKVDEYYINKLQVGIKGSLESNTKQYEVIISKILPEVKDGQFSVELNFIDAKIENLKIGMTFGVKLKLSADTQSMMIPKGSFYKDTNGKWIFVLKNNKAEKRDISLGRENPMYYEVVSGLKAGETVITSDYSELKKYEILDIKK; from the coding sequence ATGGATACGAAAATAGTAAAAAAGAAGTCTAAACTAAAATTAATATTAATCATCATAGTTTCTGCGTTGGCAGTTTTGATTTTTGGATGGTACTTTCTCAATCAGAAAAAAACATTTAATGTAAAGTTAGAAGATATTCAAACTGATGTGGTGACGAAAGGAAAATTCGAAGATATGTTGATGGTAACAGCACAAACGCAATCTCTTAACTCTTCTCTTGTAAATGTTTTGGAAGGTGGCGCTGTGAAAGAGATTTTTGCAGAAGACGGACAAATGCTAACGAAAGGACAACCTATTGCGAGAGTTTACAATCCGAATACAGAATTTAATTATCTGAATCAGGAAACCGGAATTATGCAGCAAATAAGCCAAATGAGAAGCTCGCTTTTAGAATTGAAAAATCAGGAATTCAATCAGGATAAAGAATTATTGCAGTCTCAAAATGATTACAATACAGCTTTGCAGGCTTATAATCTTCAGAAAAGATTGTACGATGCAGAAATCGGAAAGAAGACCGATTATGATATGGCTTCCCAAAATCTTAATTATCAGAAACAAAGAAAGCAAATTGTAGAAAAAGGGAGTACCAATGAAAAAACATCCAGAAACTCTCAGTTTGCAGCCATTAATAATTCGATCAACCAAATGGAAAAAAGTTTGGATATTTTGCGCTCTAATAAAAATAATTTCCTAATTATGGCGCCGGTTTCCGGAAGGTTGTCTTCATTTAATATTTCGCTTGGACAGAATTTAACAACTGGTGAAAGCATCGGGAAAATAGATTTGATGGGCGGTTACAAACTAATTGCAAAAGTAGATGAATATTACATCAACAAACTTCAAGTCGGTATCAAAGGAAGTCTGGAAAGCAATACTAAACAGTATGAAGTGATCATTTCAAAAATTCTTCCCGAAGTAAAAGACGGACAGTTTTCTGTAGAGCTAAATTTTATCGATGCAAAAATTGAAAACCTGAAAATCGGGATGACTTTCGGAGTGAAGCTTAAACTTTCTGCTGATACACAAAGCATGATGATTCCGAAAGGAAGTTTCTACAAAGACACCAATGGAAAATGGATTTTCGTTCTGAAAAATAATAAAGCAGAAAAACGAGATATCAGTTTGGGAAGAGAAAACCCGATGTATTACGAAGTTGTTTCAGGATTGAAAGCTGGGGAAACTGTCATTACTTCAGATTATTCTGAATTGAAGAAATACGAAATATTAGATATAAAAAAATAA
- a CDS encoding sigma-54-dependent transcriptional regulator, giving the protein MRKKEAHILIVDDDEDILFSAKVWLKKFFTEVSCLSQPKNILKFLTEQQVDAVLLDMNFRKGFESGKDGLYWMQEIQTLEPQLPIILMTAYGEVELAVEALKNGASDFILKPWNNEKLFASVNLAVDISRKNKKLNQWENVSIKTNQYQLDTQSFAMQQVMDQITRVAPTDANILLLGENGTGKYVLAEHIHELSERKNQPFVHIDLGSLSESLFEAELFGYKKGAFTDANQDYSGKIENAQNGTVFLDEIGNLPLHLQTKLLSLIQNRKLSRIGESKERLLDVRFIFATNENLKKAVSENRFRKDLYYRINTVELQIPSLRDRLEDIPTLANYFLDKYKQKYHKPNLALNESLINELITYSWPGNIRELDHCIERSVILSNEKNLKLLMPQDEESEKTIVNLNIEEMEGILIKKALKKHRGNISLAAEDLGLSRAALYRRMEKFEL; this is encoded by the coding sequence ATGCGAAAAAAAGAAGCTCATATTTTAATTGTAGATGATGACGAAGATATTTTATTTTCGGCAAAAGTGTGGCTGAAGAAATTTTTTACTGAAGTGAGCTGTCTCAGTCAGCCAAAAAATATTTTGAAGTTTTTAACCGAGCAACAAGTTGATGCTGTTCTTCTCGATATGAATTTCCGGAAAGGTTTTGAAAGCGGAAAAGACGGTTTGTATTGGATGCAGGAAATTCAAACTTTGGAACCGCAACTTCCAATCATTCTCATGACCGCTTATGGTGAAGTAGAATTAGCAGTTGAAGCTTTGAAAAATGGTGCTTCTGATTTTATTTTAAAACCCTGGAATAATGAAAAGTTATTCGCTTCCGTTAATCTCGCTGTCGATATTTCCCGAAAAAACAAAAAGCTCAATCAATGGGAAAATGTGAGCATCAAAACCAATCAATATCAACTGGATACGCAATCTTTTGCAATGCAGCAAGTGATGGATCAGATCACAAGAGTTGCGCCAACTGATGCTAATATTTTACTTTTAGGTGAAAACGGAACCGGAAAATACGTTCTTGCAGAACACATCCACGAATTGTCTGAAAGAAAAAATCAGCCTTTCGTACACATCGATTTAGGAAGTCTTTCAGAAAGTTTGTTTGAAGCCGAATTGTTTGGTTACAAAAAAGGAGCGTTTACAGATGCCAATCAGGATTATTCCGGAAAGATTGAAAATGCTCAAAACGGAACGGTTTTTCTTGACGAGATTGGGAATCTTCCGCTTCACCTTCAAACTAAATTATTAAGTTTGATTCAAAATCGAAAATTGTCAAGAATCGGTGAAAGTAAAGAAAGATTACTGGACGTAAGATTTATTTTTGCAACGAACGAAAATCTTAAAAAAGCAGTTTCAGAAAACCGCTTCAGGAAGGATTTGTATTACAGAATCAATACGGTTGAATTGCAAATTCCGAGTCTGAGAGATCGATTGGAAGATATTCCGACTTTAGCCAATTATTTTTTAGATAAATATAAACAGAAATATCACAAACCAAATTTGGCTTTAAATGAATCTTTGATTAACGAATTAATCACTTATTCCTGGCCTGGAAACATTCGTGAACTCGACCATTGCATTGAGCGAAGCGTGATTCTTTCTAATGAGAAAAATCTGAAATTGTTGATGCCTCAAGATGAAGAATCAGAAAAAACAATCGTCAATCTCAACATCGAAGAAATGGAAGGAATTCTGATTAAAAAAGCATTAAAAAAGCACCGTGGAAATATCTCTCTTGCCGCAGAAGATCTAGGATTATCGAGAGCAGCGTTGTATAGACGAATGGAAAAATTTGAGTTGTGA
- a CDS encoding PDDEXK nuclease domain-containing protein, with protein sequence MAKKIKNTESPDNQIAFSNDKLFVDLSQLIEQSRQQVAMQANSTLTILFWQVGKRINDDILQNQRAEYGKQIVSTVSAQLENLYGRNFALRNLRRMMQFAEFFPDMQIVSPLATQLSWSHFIELLPLKSYEAKLFYAQLSIEGKFGKRELRKQIASKAFERTEIANLQSSQNENFPINTFKDPYLLDFLGLQNDHLEKDIETAILHELEKFILELGKGFAFVERQKRMIIDGEDFYLDLLFYHRSLKRLVAIELKLGKFQAKYKGQMELYLKWLNKNERQEGEETPIGLILCAESSKEQVELLEMHKDGIMVAEYWTELPPKKELERKLHLALIEAKERFERKKLL encoded by the coding sequence ATGGCTAAAAAAATAAAAAATACAGAATCTCCCGATAATCAAATAGCATTTTCAAACGACAAACTATTTGTCGATTTATCCCAATTGATTGAGCAAAGTCGCCAACAGGTTGCGATGCAAGCCAATAGTACGCTTACCATTTTGTTTTGGCAGGTTGGAAAACGTATCAATGATGATATTCTACAAAATCAACGTGCTGAATACGGAAAGCAAATTGTGTCAACAGTGTCAGCACAATTGGAAAATCTATATGGACGTAATTTTGCTTTAAGAAATTTAAGACGAATGATGCAGTTTGCAGAGTTTTTTCCAGATATGCAAATTGTGTCGCCACTGGCTACACAATTAAGTTGGTCACATTTTATTGAACTTTTACCTTTAAAATCTTACGAGGCTAAATTATTTTACGCTCAATTATCTATTGAAGGGAAATTTGGAAAAAGAGAACTTCGCAAACAAATCGCCAGCAAAGCTTTTGAAAGAACAGAAATTGCCAATCTACAATCATCACAGAACGAAAATTTTCCAATAAATACATTCAAAGACCCGTATTTATTAGATTTTCTTGGCTTGCAAAATGATCATTTAGAAAAAGACATCGAGACAGCCATTCTTCACGAACTTGAAAAATTCATCTTAGAATTAGGGAAAGGATTTGCTTTTGTTGAGCGCCAAAAAAGAATGATTATCGATGGAGAAGATTTTTATCTCGATCTATTATTTTATCATCGTTCACTCAAAAGATTGGTGGCAATCGAATTGAAATTAGGAAAATTTCAAGCCAAATATAAAGGACAAATGGAATTATATTTGAAATGGCTCAATAAAAATGAAAGACAAGAAGGCGAAGAAACACCAATCGGATTAATACTTTGTGCAGAAAGCAGTAAAGAACAAGTCGAACTTTTGGAAATGCATAAAGACGGAATTATGGTTGCAGAATATTGGACGGAATTACCACCAAAAAAAGAACTGGAAAGAAAATTACATTTAGCCTTAATCGAAGCAAAAGAACGTTTTGAACGTAAAAAACTGCTCTAA
- a CDS encoding DUF4932 domain-containing protein: MIWTKKLWTLIILLISILNFSQEKLTPKVDERVEIVSTVFRLAGAEEYSQDYNKKYVADINTYFDAYKNSGIVEFIKQNRNKNGLGRDAVMSMALHLSFKNGKFNQIKEKVNLLDKRWEKVDKKQFVSLLNQFYKTTNFQQFFDNHSANYKKAEDEYQTTILSDFNQGWYSKFYCKKANEDYKIILGYGNGGGNYGIKTHPENQKETVNAVVGMSSFDKDGNARFDKNEFQPLLIHEFNHSFINYILEMGDNKSKLENSAKIIYELVKEDMESQAYTNWEIMINESLVRASVVRYMIDNKYSQKDINEEISIQEKRKFLWIKDLVELLGKYDNNRKQYPTLESFYPEIISFYDQLAPKFKTFMNDYEKNQPKVLSISPDIWNRNDVDPSIKEIIVNFDREMAEGSSINLGSAGREHFPLTKNEGFMNNHKGIKLLTDMKPNTEYEFVLTDNKFKSEEGYPLKQTVIKFKTKE; the protein is encoded by the coding sequence ATGATTTGGACTAAAAAACTTTGGACGTTAATTATTCTTTTAATTTCAATTTTAAACTTTTCGCAGGAAAAATTAACTCCTAAAGTAGATGAAAGAGTGGAAATTGTAAGTACTGTTTTTCGATTGGCAGGGGCTGAAGAATATAGTCAAGATTACAATAAAAAATATGTGGCGGATATCAATACTTATTTTGATGCTTATAAAAACTCAGGAATTGTTGAGTTTATTAAGCAAAACAGAAACAAAAACGGTTTGGGAAGAGATGCCGTGATGTCGATGGCACTTCATTTATCTTTTAAAAATGGAAAATTCAATCAGATAAAAGAAAAAGTAAATTTATTGGATAAAAGATGGGAAAAAGTAGACAAAAAGCAATTTGTTTCTTTGTTGAATCAATTTTACAAAACCACAAATTTTCAGCAGTTTTTTGATAATCATTCAGCAAATTATAAAAAAGCAGAAGACGAATATCAAACAACTATTTTGTCTGACTTTAATCAAGGTTGGTATTCTAAATTTTATTGTAAAAAAGCCAATGAAGATTACAAAATTATTTTAGGCTACGGAAATGGTGGTGGAAATTATGGAATTAAAACTCATCCCGAAAACCAAAAAGAAACAGTAAATGCAGTAGTTGGAATGTCGTCTTTTGATAAGGATGGAAATGCAAGATTTGATAAAAACGAGTTTCAGCCTTTACTGATTCATGAATTTAACCATTCGTTTATCAATTATATTTTGGAGATGGGTGATAACAAGTCCAAATTAGAAAATTCGGCCAAGATTATTTATGAATTGGTGAAAGAAGACATGGAATCTCAAGCTTACACCAATTGGGAAATCATGATTAATGAAAGTTTGGTAAGAGCTTCTGTCGTTCGTTATATGATAGATAATAAATATTCGCAAAAAGATATCAATGAAGAAATTTCCATTCAGGAAAAAAGAAAATTTTTATGGATAAAAGATTTGGTGGAATTGTTAGGGAAATATGATAACAACAGGAAACAATATCCGACACTAGAAAGTTTTTATCCTGAGATTATTTCTTTCTATGATCAATTAGCTCCAAAATTTAAAACCTTTATGAATGATTATGAAAAAAATCAGCCTAAAGTATTGTCTATTTCTCCAGATATCTGGAACAGAAATGATGTAGATCCTTCGATTAAAGAGATCATCGTCAATTTTGACAGAGAAATGGCAGAAGGATCTTCTATTAACTTGGGAAGTGCAGGAAGAGAGCATTTTCCTTTGACAAAAAATGAAGGTTTTATGAATAACCATAAAGGAATAAAGCTTTTGACAGATATGAAACCTAATACAGAATATGAGTTTGTATTGACAGATAATAAATTTAAGTCGGAGGAAGGATATCCTTTAAAGCAAACTGTAATAAAGTTTAAAACAAAAGAGTAG